From the Gramella sp. Hel_I_59 genome, one window contains:
- the ribD gene encoding bifunctional diaminohydroxyphosphoribosylaminopyrimidine deaminase/5-amino-6-(5-phosphoribosylamino)uracil reductase RibD — MNIHEKYIKRCIQLAENGLGSTYPNPLVGSVIVHKDRIIGEGWHQKAGEAHAEVNAINSVQDQELLKDSTIYVSLEPCSHFGKTPPCSDLIIDRGIPKVVIGTMDPFAKVAGRGIKKLLEAGKEVQVGILEEECNALNKRFFTFHKKQRPYIILKWAQTRDLFLAPKTKDTNRPVWISNRYSKQLVHKWRSEESGILVGTGTAKADDPRLDVRNWSGTPPVRLVIDRELKLPKDLALFDLTIRTIVLNEKLSVKEQENLVYQKIEFSENIAEEICTICYEQEIQSLLVEGGANILKQFITSNLWDEARVFTGDNYFGDGVKAPKLDLKPASTHQIEADLLEIFRNNDND; from the coding sequence GTGAATATACACGAAAAATACATTAAACGCTGTATACAACTAGCCGAAAACGGGCTTGGAAGCACCTATCCCAATCCGCTGGTAGGCAGCGTGATCGTTCATAAAGACAGGATTATTGGCGAAGGATGGCACCAGAAAGCGGGAGAAGCTCATGCCGAGGTAAATGCTATTAATTCGGTGCAGGATCAGGAGCTCTTAAAAGATTCCACTATTTATGTAAGTCTGGAACCCTGCAGTCATTTTGGAAAAACTCCACCCTGCAGTGACCTTATAATCGATCGGGGAATCCCAAAGGTTGTGATTGGTACGATGGACCCATTTGCAAAAGTTGCTGGCCGCGGAATTAAGAAATTACTGGAGGCTGGAAAAGAAGTTCAGGTTGGGATTCTTGAAGAGGAATGTAATGCGCTCAACAAACGGTTTTTTACTTTCCACAAAAAACAAAGACCTTACATTATTCTGAAATGGGCCCAGACCCGGGACCTGTTTCTCGCTCCTAAAACTAAAGACACCAATCGACCGGTATGGATTTCGAACAGGTATAGCAAACAGCTGGTGCATAAATGGCGTAGTGAAGAAAGCGGGATCCTGGTAGGTACGGGAACTGCAAAGGCAGATGATCCTCGCTTAGATGTTAGAAACTGGTCGGGAACTCCGCCTGTTCGACTGGTTATTGACAGGGAATTGAAACTTCCCAAAGATCTGGCACTTTTCGATCTCACAATTAGAACGATCGTTCTAAATGAAAAACTGAGTGTAAAAGAACAAGAAAACCTTGTTTATCAGAAGATTGAATTTTCAGAAAATATCGCCGAGGAAATTTGCACAATCTGCTATGAACAGGAGATCCAATCGCTTCTCGTGGAAGGTGGAGCCAATATTTTAAAGCAATTTATAACTTCAAACCTTTGGGATGAAGCGCGTGTTTTTACAGGTGACAACTACTTTGGTGATGGTGTTAAAGCTCCGAAACTAGATTTAAAACCAGCTTCTACACATCAAATTGAAGCAGATCTTTTAGAAATCTTCAGAAATAACGACAATGATTAA
- a CDS encoding TIGR00730 family Rossman fold protein: protein MEENYNIIENVAVFCASSDGVDPEIFKTARVVGEELARRDIRLIYGGSKLGLMGQVAEGVMENGGFATGVIPEFLKTKEVVHTGLDRLITTKDMHERKLTMNELSDAFITLPGGFGTLEELFEIVTWAQLGLHRKPIGLLNINGFYDDLLSMLKKMTAKGLLKEENLEILLVADNMEELLKLMHNYKARPVPKWMNKNQT, encoded by the coding sequence ATGGAGGAGAATTATAACATTATTGAAAATGTAGCGGTCTTCTGCGCGAGTAGCGACGGAGTAGATCCAGAAATATTTAAAACAGCCCGCGTAGTAGGCGAAGAGCTCGCAAGGAGAGATATTCGGCTTATCTATGGTGGCAGTAAATTGGGTTTAATGGGTCAGGTTGCCGAAGGAGTCATGGAAAACGGAGGATTCGCAACCGGAGTTATTCCGGAATTTTTAAAGACCAAGGAGGTAGTGCATACAGGTTTGGACAGGTTAATTACTACTAAGGATATGCACGAGCGTAAATTGACCATGAACGAACTTAGCGATGCTTTTATCACCTTGCCCGGAGGTTTTGGTACGCTGGAGGAGTTATTCGAGATCGTTACCTGGGCTCAGCTTGGTTTGCATCGTAAGCCTATTGGTTTGCTGAATATTAATGGATTCTATGACGACCTTCTTAGTATGCTTAAAAAAATGACCGCCAAGGGTCTGCTGAAAGAGGAGAATCTTGAGATCTTACTGGTGGCTGATAATATGGAAGAATTACTGAAGCTGATGCATAATTATAAAGCCAGGCCAGTTCCTAAATGGATGAATAAAAACCAAACCTGA
- a CDS encoding GNAT family N-acetyltransferase → MDTWKIREIKAEDNQQVKHLIQSVLVEMGVPKVGTAYEDKALDDMTAEYDGDRKAYFIVEENNKVIGGAGIAALRGTEEPICELQKMYFLPEARGRGIGTKMINTCMDFGRQHSFEKCYIETLPYMENARKLYHKSGFETVEKPVGDTGHYNCTVYMLRDL, encoded by the coding sequence ATGGATACATGGAAAATTCGGGAAATTAAAGCCGAAGATAATCAGCAGGTTAAGCATTTAATCCAAAGTGTGTTGGTGGAAATGGGAGTTCCTAAGGTTGGAACTGCGTATGAGGACAAAGCTCTGGACGATATGACTGCGGAATATGACGGTGATAGAAAGGCATATTTTATAGTCGAAGAGAACAATAAGGTTATTGGTGGAGCTGGCATTGCTGCTTTAAGAGGAACTGAAGAACCCATTTGTGAACTTCAGAAAATGTATTTCCTGCCTGAAGCACGGGGTAGAGGAATTGGGACGAAAATGATCAATACCTGTATGGATTTTGGCAGGCAGCATTCTTTTGAGAAATGTTATATAGAAACACTTCCCTACATGGAAAATGCTCGTAAACTTTATCATAAGAGCGGATTTGAAACTGTGGAAAAGCCCGTAGGTGATACCGGTCATTACAACTGTACAGTTTATATGCTTAGAGATCTGTAA
- the prmC gene encoding peptide chain release factor N(5)-glutamine methyltransferase produces MQLSDFKKVFFEELSDFYPETEVQSFYFLLTQHYLGKTRINLALEPKYELSEAQREQFKETLLRLKKYEPIQHILEETEFYGLRFKVSKDVLIPRPETEELVLWILEDLASEEKSIRILDIGSGSGCIPVSLAKNLNTAEVHSWDVSEEALKIAVFNAKINDVDVNFQLKDILETEDLEQEYDLIVSNPPYVRNLEKKEMHSNVLDHEPALALYVNNEDALIFYRKISELAAKNLKIGGSLYFEINQYLGEETLQLVQGFGFEAELKKDIFGNDRMLKAIRTNGGEL; encoded by the coding sequence ATGCAATTATCAGATTTTAAAAAAGTATTTTTTGAAGAACTTTCAGATTTTTATCCTGAAACTGAAGTGCAATCCTTCTATTTTTTATTGACGCAGCATTATCTGGGAAAAACAAGAATTAACCTGGCGCTCGAACCTAAATATGAGCTTTCAGAAGCGCAAAGGGAGCAATTTAAGGAGACATTACTGAGGCTAAAGAAATATGAGCCTATTCAACATATTCTGGAAGAGACAGAATTCTACGGACTCAGGTTCAAAGTAAGCAAGGATGTACTTATACCCAGACCGGAAACTGAAGAGCTGGTATTATGGATTCTTGAGGACCTTGCTTCGGAAGAGAAATCCATCAGGATCCTGGATATTGGATCGGGTAGTGGTTGTATCCCGGTAAGCCTGGCGAAAAATTTAAATACTGCGGAAGTACATTCCTGGGACGTTTCAGAAGAAGCATTAAAAATTGCTGTTTTTAATGCTAAGATCAATGACGTAGACGTAAATTTTCAATTGAAGGATATTCTGGAAACTGAAGATCTGGAGCAGGAATATGATCTCATCGTTTCCAACCCGCCCTATGTGCGTAATCTGGAAAAGAAGGAGATGCATTCCAATGTGCTTGATCACGAGCCTGCACTTGCATTATATGTGAACAATGAAGATGCACTCATTTTTTACAGGAAAATAAGCGAACTGGCTGCAAAAAACCTCAAAATTGGCGGGAGTTTATATTTCGAGATCAACCAGTATCTGGGTGAAGAAACTTTGCAGTTAGTACAGGGATTTGGTTTTGAAGCAGAATTAAAAAAGGATATTTTTGGGAACGACCGAATGCTAAAAGCAATTAGAACTAATGGAGGAGAATTATAA
- a CDS encoding VOC family protein, with amino-acid sequence MKIHKLCLYTSDVARQYSFYKDDLGMEIINYEEDSFEVQCGFSILRFEFRENSVPTHFAFHIPDEQEQEALNWLKTVVPVLKYNDEQIIDFSNWNAKSVYFYDKDRNIVEFISRRNFSKPELGVFTAENIVGIAEIGMATSNIKKVFKQLNVESDLHKYDGDYEHFCAIGEDSGLFIVVNKHNKEWFPTNDNADPSDFKLDFEHENDKFQLKFENDTVTISE; translated from the coding sequence ATGAAGATCCATAAACTTTGTCTATACACTTCAGATGTCGCACGTCAATACTCATTTTACAAAGATGATCTTGGAATGGAGATTATCAATTATGAAGAAGATAGTTTTGAAGTACAATGCGGATTTTCAATTCTAAGATTCGAATTTAGGGAAAATAGTGTGCCAACGCACTTCGCTTTTCATATACCAGATGAGCAGGAACAGGAGGCGCTTAACTGGTTGAAAACAGTAGTTCCGGTTCTAAAGTATAATGATGAGCAGATCATCGATTTCAGTAACTGGAATGCGAAGTCGGTTTATTTTTATGATAAAGATCGAAACATTGTAGAGTTTATCTCTCGCAGAAATTTTAGCAAACCTGAGCTTGGAGTTTTTACTGCTGAAAATATCGTAGGAATTGCAGAGATAGGTATGGCGACATCTAATATCAAGAAAGTTTTTAAGCAATTGAATGTTGAAAGTGATCTGCATAAATATGACGGAGATTACGAGCATTTTTGCGCAATTGGAGAAGATTCAGGCTTATTTATTGTCGTAAACAAGCATAATAAGGAGTGGTTTCCTACCAATGATAACGCAGATCCTTCAGATTTTAAACTGGACTTCGAGCATGAAAATGATAAATTTCAGCTGAAGTTCGAGAATGATACAGTAACAATTTCCGAATAA
- the ligA gene encoding NAD-dependent DNA ligase LigA, producing MDAEKKIKALREELQQHNYNYYVLDKPQISDYDFDMKLKELQQLEDQNPDLFDENSPTQRVGGTVTKNFETIVHDQRMYSLSNSYSKEELEDWEKRIRKSVDGDISYVCELKYDGASISLTYENGKLSRALTRGDGFQGDEVTSNVRTIRSVPLKLKGDFPERFDIRGEIVLPYEGFAKMNAERVEAGEEPYANPRNTASGSLKLQDSAEVARRPLECLLYSIVGNNLNIKSQYEGLEMARKWGFKAPAESELKSSIEEVFEYINYWDKHRHDLPYETDGVVIKVNDLHQQDELGHTAKSPRWAIAYKFKAEQESTTLDKITYQVGRTGAITPVANLQPVQLAGTVVRRASLHNADQIEKLDIREGDTVYVEKGGEIIPKIVGVDFAQRDPDSSPTAYASRCPECDTELIRNEGEAQHYCPNTNGCPPQIIGRIQHYISRKAMDIEGLGGETVALLVTARLIHNYADLYTLKKEDILPLERMAEKSAENLITGIERSREIPFERVLFGLGIRYVGETVAKKLAKHFKSVEALMAASKEELENIDEIGERIAWSVGDFFSNAENRKNVERLREYGIQMEISAEKLANQTSILEGNTFVISGVFNKVSRNDLKKLIEDNGGKVSSSISSKTNYLVAGENMGPSKLAKAEKLGTQMLSEDGFLAMLDK from the coding sequence ATGGACGCGGAAAAAAAGATAAAGGCTTTAAGAGAAGAATTACAACAGCATAATTACAATTATTATGTGCTGGACAAGCCTCAAATAAGTGACTATGATTTTGACATGAAGCTGAAGGAATTGCAGCAGCTGGAAGATCAAAATCCAGATCTATTCGATGAAAATTCACCTACTCAACGCGTGGGTGGTACGGTTACCAAAAACTTTGAAACCATCGTTCATGATCAACGTATGTATTCGCTTTCAAATTCCTATTCAAAAGAAGAACTGGAAGATTGGGAGAAACGTATTCGTAAAAGCGTGGATGGCGATATATCTTATGTCTGCGAATTAAAATATGATGGTGCTTCTATAAGCCTTACTTATGAAAACGGTAAATTATCCCGTGCGTTAACACGTGGTGATGGATTTCAGGGTGATGAGGTTACCAGTAATGTTCGGACGATTCGCTCGGTTCCATTAAAACTGAAGGGTGATTTCCCGGAACGTTTCGATATTCGGGGAGAGATCGTTTTGCCTTATGAAGGTTTTGCGAAAATGAATGCTGAGAGAGTGGAAGCCGGGGAAGAACCCTACGCAAATCCAAGAAATACAGCTTCCGGAAGTTTGAAACTACAGGATAGTGCCGAGGTGGCTCGTCGCCCGCTGGAATGTTTGCTTTACAGCATCGTTGGAAATAATCTGAATATCAAATCACAATACGAAGGTCTGGAAATGGCCAGGAAATGGGGTTTTAAAGCTCCGGCAGAATCAGAATTGAAATCATCTATTGAGGAGGTTTTTGAATATATTAATTATTGGGATAAGCACCGTCATGATCTTCCATATGAAACAGATGGCGTGGTGATTAAAGTAAATGATCTCCATCAACAGGATGAGCTTGGCCACACGGCTAAATCTCCGCGTTGGGCAATTGCCTACAAATTCAAGGCAGAACAGGAATCTACCACACTGGATAAAATCACTTACCAGGTTGGAAGAACTGGCGCGATCACACCTGTCGCAAACCTGCAGCCTGTGCAACTCGCCGGGACGGTAGTACGTCGTGCATCCTTGCATAACGCAGATCAAATTGAAAAGCTTGACATCCGGGAAGGAGATACCGTATACGTTGAAAAAGGCGGAGAAATTATTCCGAAGATCGTAGGTGTAGATTTTGCGCAGCGCGACCCTGATTCCAGTCCTACAGCATATGCTTCTCGCTGTCCTGAGTGTGATACAGAACTTATACGGAATGAAGGGGAAGCGCAGCATTATTGTCCAAATACCAATGGATGTCCTCCGCAAATCATAGGTAGAATTCAGCATTATATATCCCGAAAGGCGATGGATATAGAAGGTCTTGGAGGAGAAACTGTTGCTTTGCTAGTTACCGCTAGGCTCATTCATAATTATGCAGATCTTTATACGCTCAAGAAAGAGGATATTCTTCCGCTAGAAAGAATGGCGGAAAAGTCGGCAGAGAATCTTATTACCGGTATAGAAAGATCCAGAGAGATCCCATTTGAAAGAGTTTTATTCGGACTAGGGATTAGATATGTAGGAGAAACGGTAGCTAAGAAACTCGCCAAACACTTTAAATCGGTTGAAGCTTTGATGGCTGCCAGCAAAGAAGAGTTGGAGAATATTGATGAAATTGGTGAACGTATTGCCTGGAGCGTTGGTGATTTCTTCAGTAATGCTGAAAACAGGAAGAATGTGGAGCGACTTCGGGAATATGGAATACAAATGGAAATTTCCGCAGAGAAACTGGCGAATCAAACCAGTATCCTGGAAGGGAACACGTTTGTAATTTCCGGAGTTTTTAACAAGGTTTCCAGAAATGATCTAAAAAAGCTCATTGAAGATAACGGCGGAAAAGTTTCCAGTTCGATATCGTCCAAAACTAACTATTTGGTGGCTGGTGAAAACATGGGGCCGAGTAAGCTTGCCAAGGCAGAAAAACTGGGTACTCAAATGTTGAGTGAAGATGGATTTCTGGCTATGCTAGATAAATAG
- a CDS encoding M15 family metallopeptidase — protein MKKFFFLLIFMQTGFFCRAQSIPEDFVYLKDVLPFAIEEVRYAGEHNFTGRPVPGYESARIILTTKAAEALKNVQQELIQKDLMLKVFDAYRPQTAVNEFVVWARKPGDTLAKNEFYPDVKKSRLFELGYIASKSGHSRGGTVDLTLVNANTCKELDMGGAYDFFGEISHHRSTSVTSEQKENRELLRTVMLKNGFRSYSEEWWHYTLNAEPFPYQYFDFPIK, from the coding sequence GTGAAAAAGTTTTTCTTTCTTCTGATTTTTATGCAAACTGGTTTCTTTTGCAGGGCACAGTCCATCCCTGAAGATTTTGTATACCTGAAAGACGTGCTACCATTTGCGATCGAAGAAGTACGTTATGCAGGTGAGCATAATTTTACAGGAAGACCAGTTCCCGGATATGAGTCAGCGCGGATCATTCTGACGACAAAAGCTGCGGAAGCCTTAAAAAATGTACAGCAAGAACTTATTCAGAAGGATTTGATGCTAAAGGTTTTCGATGCTTACCGACCTCAGACTGCCGTTAATGAGTTTGTAGTATGGGCTCGAAAACCCGGGGATACCCTGGCAAAAAATGAATTTTATCCTGATGTTAAAAAAAGCAGGCTGTTCGAACTTGGGTATATCGCCTCAAAATCTGGACATTCCAGGGGTGGCACTGTAGATCTTACTTTGGTAAACGCGAACACCTGTAAGGAATTGGATATGGGTGGTGCCTACGATTTTTTCGGAGAAATATCTCATCATCGTTCAACTTCGGTCACTTCAGAACAAAAAGAAAACAGGGAGCTTTTAAGAACAGTGATGCTTAAAAATGGTTTCCGAAGTTATTCTGAAGAATGGTGGCATTATACTCTAAATGCCGAACCCTTTCCTTATCAATATTTCGACTTTCCAATAAAATAA